The Deltaproteobacteria bacterium genome has a segment encoding these proteins:
- a CDS encoding bifunctional 3,4-dihydroxy-2-butanone-4-phosphate synthase/GTP cyclohydrolase II: MPISNIADVLDDLKQGKTIILVDDEGRENEGDLTIAAEKVTPEAINFMAKHGRGLICLALEPEIVEKLELDQMVSKNRSPFQTAFTVSIEAARGVTTGISAADRAHTILTAIADDATPEDLVHPGHVFPLRARRGGVLFRTGQTEGSVDLARLAGLKPAAVICEVMKDDGTMARLPDLEIFAQEHDLKIATVADLISYRMRKESFVHKAAETVLPTPFGEWKAMAFVNDIDDYEHLALVKGEIDPEKDVMVRVHSGCLTGDVFSSYRCDCGEQLEAAMSIIQKEGLGVILYLQQEGRGIGLANKLKAYALQDQGFDTVEANEELGFAADLRDYGVGAQILVAIGVKKMRLLTNNPKKIIGLEGYGLQVTGRVPIECIPRPENLRYLSTKCHKLGHLLNRIE; encoded by the coding sequence ATGCCTATATCCAATATCGCAGATGTGTTAGACGACCTGAAACAAGGAAAGACGATCATCCTTGTGGACGATGAGGGGAGGGAGAATGAGGGGGATCTGACCATAGCGGCTGAAAAGGTAACGCCGGAGGCCATCAATTTCATGGCCAAACATGGTCGCGGTCTTATCTGCCTCGCATTGGAGCCGGAGATCGTGGAAAAATTGGAACTCGACCAGATGGTCAGCAAGAATCGTTCTCCTTTCCAGACGGCCTTTACCGTATCGATAGAGGCCGCCCGAGGTGTTACCACGGGCATCTCCGCTGCTGACAGGGCCCATACCATTTTGACCGCCATAGCGGATGATGCAACACCCGAAGACCTTGTTCATCCAGGACATGTCTTCCCTCTGAGGGCCAGACGGGGAGGGGTCCTGTTCAGGACCGGACAGACCGAGGGTTCGGTCGATCTTGCGCGGCTCGCCGGTCTCAAGCCTGCGGCTGTGATCTGTGAAGTCATGAAGGATGACGGGACCATGGCCCGCCTGCCGGACCTGGAGATATTCGCCCAAGAGCACGATTTGAAGATCGCCACCGTGGCCGATCTCATCTCTTACCGGATGCGAAAGGAGTCCTTTGTACACAAGGCTGCAGAAACGGTCCTGCCGACGCCCTTTGGGGAATGGAAGGCCATGGCGTTTGTCAATGACATAGACGATTACGAGCACCTGGCCCTGGTAAAAGGCGAGATTGATCCGGAGAAAGATGTGATGGTCAGGGTCCATTCCGGGTGCCTGACCGGGGATGTTTTCAGTTCCTATCGATGTGACTGCGGCGAGCAGTTGGAAGCTGCCATGTCTATCATCCAGAAGGAAGGTCTCGGCGTAATACTCTATCTCCAGCAGGAAGGGCGAGGTATCGGCCTTGCAAATAAGCTGAAGGCCTATGCCCTTCAGGATCAGGGGTTCGATACGGTGGAAGCCAATGAAGAACTCGGTTTCGCTGCAGACTTAAGGGATTATGGAGTGGGGGCCCAGATCCTGGTGGCCATCGGCGTCAAGAAAATGAGGCTGCTGACCAATAACCCGAAAAAAATTATCGGACTGGAGGGTTATGGGTTGCAGGTTACCGGACGGGTGCCCATCGAGTGCATACCGAGGCCGGAAAACCTTCGATATC
- a CDS encoding alcohol dehydrogenase catalytic domain-containing protein, protein MRAIVFDGHLQYREDYPEPEAMPGWARIRVLKAGICTTDIEITRGYKGFEGVLGHEFVGVVDSNILIGDQPDFTGKRVVGEINAGCGACASCVKGLQRHCPHRKCLGILDLNGCMADYCMLPVSNLYVVPVSMADNRAVLVEPLSAAFEVLEQLALTGSERAVVLGDGRLGILCAWALATALPDVTLIGHHKTKLENARWRDLKIRSEFPAEMAGKVDFVVEATGSAAGLTDAVTLCRPRGTIVLKSTVAGEWKVDLSSVVVNEQTLVGSRCGRFEVGLRMLATHPDMPLERLISAEYPMAQALAAFESAKRPEALKILIDMAVKE, encoded by the coding sequence ATGCGTGCGATCGTATTTGACGGCCATCTCCAATACAGGGAGGATTATCCCGAACCGGAGGCGATGCCGGGTTGGGCCCGGATCAGGGTGCTCAAGGCCGGCATCTGTACTACGGATATCGAGATTACCAGGGGGTACAAGGGTTTCGAGGGGGTTCTGGGACACGAGTTTGTCGGGGTGGTCGATTCCAATATCTTGATCGGGGATCAGCCTGATTTTACGGGAAAACGCGTTGTCGGCGAGATCAATGCCGGGTGTGGGGCCTGTGCGTCCTGCGTCAAAGGCCTGCAGCGTCATTGCCCTCACCGGAAGTGTTTGGGCATCCTCGATTTGAACGGTTGCATGGCCGATTATTGTATGCTGCCGGTGTCCAACCTTTACGTCGTTCCTGTCTCGATGGCCGACAACAGAGCGGTTCTGGTGGAGCCGCTCTCCGCAGCCTTTGAGGTGTTGGAACAACTGGCGTTAACCGGGTCGGAACGGGCGGTGGTATTGGGCGACGGGCGCCTCGGGATTTTGTGTGCATGGGCGCTTGCAACAGCCCTTCCGGATGTGACGCTCATAGGACACCATAAGACAAAGCTCGAAAACGCCCGCTGGCGTGACCTCAAGATCCGGTCGGAATTTCCAGCAGAGATGGCGGGAAAGGTCGATTTCGTTGTGGAAGCCACCGGATCAGCCGCGGGCTTGACTGATGCGGTAACGCTCTGCAGGCCCCGCGGAACAATTGTGCTCAAGTCCACGGTGGCAGGTGAGTGGAAGGTGGACCTGTCGAGCGTGGTGGTCAATGAACAGACACTGGTCGGGTCCAGATGCGGCCGGTTTGAGGTGGGCCTTCGCATGCTGGCGACTCATCCGGATATGCCCCTTGAACGCCTCATCTCCGCCGAATACCCGATGGCACAGGCGCTGGCGGCATTTGAATCGGCGAAGCGTCCGGAGGCATTAAAAATACTGATTGACATGGCCGTGAAAGAATAA
- a CDS encoding diguanylate cyclase codes for MENRFPILIVEDDPVSRRLLEMTLSKAGYEVVSAKDGEEALACFNAQFFPIVFTDWMMPEMDGLQLCRSIREEVSAGYVFIFLLTARDSREDMLAGLEAGADDYLTKPFDRSELFARLKTAVRILNLEKSLKDANDAIRMLSITDTMTGCYNRTYMDAHLPHELQRARRYGHPISVLMVDIDHFKGVNDTYGHQAGDEVLKAFVQTMGRSIRSRVDWIARYGGEEFIVVLPETDFDKAQVLAERLRAKVSKQIVFHKEEAIRITASFGVTGLAPGQGVTGFPPDISHEAMIRVADKCLYAAKEAGRNKVIASPVIERP; via the coding sequence TTGGAAAACCGTTTCCCTATCCTCATTGTCGAAGACGATCCGGTCTCGCGAAGGCTTTTGGAGATGACGCTGTCAAAGGCCGGTTATGAAGTGGTGTCCGCCAAGGACGGGGAGGAGGCGTTGGCATGCTTCAATGCGCAATTCTTTCCCATCGTATTTACGGACTGGATGATGCCGGAGATGGACGGGCTGCAGCTATGCCGCAGTATCCGAGAGGAGGTCTCGGCCGGTTATGTGTTTATCTTTCTGCTGACGGCCAGGGACTCCAGGGAAGATATGCTTGCCGGCCTGGAGGCCGGGGCCGACGATTATCTGACCAAACCCTTTGACCGATCAGAACTTTTTGCCCGCCTCAAGACGGCTGTCCGTATCCTGAATCTGGAAAAATCGTTAAAAGACGCCAATGACGCCATCCGTATGCTATCCATAACCGATACCATGACAGGGTGCTACAACCGCACCTATATGGACGCACATCTTCCCCATGAGCTTCAAAGAGCAAGGCGGTACGGCCATCCCATTTCCGTACTTATGGTGGATATCGATCACTTCAAGGGGGTCAATGATACGTACGGACACCAGGCCGGAGATGAGGTATTAAAGGCCTTTGTCCAAACAATGGGCCGGTCGATCCGTTCAAGAGTGGATTGGATCGCCCGTTACGGGGGGGAGGAATTTATTGTGGTTCTTCCTGAGACGGATTTTGATAAGGCGCAAGTCCTGGCGGAAAGACTCCGCGCCAAGGTATCGAAGCAGATTGTCTTCCATAAGGAAGAAGCGATTCGGATTACGGCCAGTTTCGGGGTTACGGGCCTTGCACCTGGCCAGGGCGTGACAGGCTTTCCGCCGGATATCTCGCACGAGGCCATGATCCGTGTGGCGGACAAATGCCTGTACGCGGCCAAGGAGGCGGGCCGAAACAAGGTCATTGCAAGTCCTGTAATCGAGAGGCCCTGA
- a CDS encoding transcriptional repressor: protein MTHSNDLEKANFKALIEEDGTDRIQERLDIIDVFLGTEAHITFEEMVQLLKEKGYAFDPVFVAQCMNRMVELGFARKKQFDGQPIRYEHRHLGRHHDHLVCTKCGKIVEFSDEHIERCQLTVAARYGFHMLQHRMEIYGLCSDCLSRRQRLMPLAAAKPGERVIIREVSGGRTRRARLAALGLRPGDTIEVIANSGQGRIILGHGHTRLAIGRGVAQVIMVALDQENVRS, encoded by the coding sequence ATGACACATTCTAACGATCTGGAAAAGGCCAATTTCAAGGCCCTTATAGAAGAAGACGGCACGGACCGGATTCAGGAACGACTCGATATCATTGATGTTTTTCTTGGAACCGAGGCACATATCACCTTCGAGGAGATGGTGCAGCTTCTGAAGGAAAAGGGCTATGCGTTTGATCCGGTGTTTGTGGCCCAATGCATGAACCGGATGGTTGAATTGGGATTTGCCCGGAAAAAGCAGTTTGACGGGCAACCGATCCGGTATGAGCATCGTCATCTCGGCAGGCATCACGATCACCTGGTCTGCACCAAGTGCGGGAAGATCGTCGAATTTTCCGACGAACATATTGAGAGGTGCCAGTTGACAGTGGCCGCGAGATATGGGTTTCACATGCTTCAGCACAGGATGGAAATCTATGGATTGTGTTCGGATTGTCTCTCAAGAAGACAACGTTTGATGCCCCTGGCCGCTGCCAAACCCGGAGAGCGGGTGATTATCCGAGAGGTGTCCGGTGGGAGGACGCGGAGGGCCCGCCTGGCCGCCCTGGGATTGCGTCCCGGCGATACCATAGAGGTTATTGCCAACAGCGGACAAGGAAGGATTATTCTGGGGCATGGGCACACACGGCTGGCCATCGGCAGGGGGGTCGCCCAGGTCATTATGGTCGCCCTGGACCAGGAGAACGTCCGGAGCTGA
- a CDS encoding riboflavin synthase, giving the protein MFTGLIEGLGKVGGIRRSRNDMKVTIIPPFDAIDCEIGESISVNGVCLTVTEISGNALGMDVSGETLSRSTLRFLKMGDSVNLERALRLTDRLGGHLVAGHVDGVGTIVGKDQSGQSWRIRIRIEQGLSRYLIVKGSIAVDGISLTINACENDLFEVNIIPQTGVATTLLKKKTGDPVNIETDLIGKYVEKLFSRGRPDRDTEASGIDLEALAKHGFIR; this is encoded by the coding sequence ATGTTTACCGGTCTGATTGAAGGATTGGGCAAGGTCGGCGGAATTCGACGTTCGCGCAATGACATGAAGGTCACCATCATCCCGCCTTTTGATGCGATCGACTGCGAGATCGGGGAGAGCATCTCTGTCAACGGCGTATGCCTCACCGTAACGGAGATATCGGGGAATGCTCTGGGCATGGATGTATCCGGCGAGACCCTTTCCCGTTCCACACTGAGGTTTCTGAAGATGGGGGATTCGGTAAATCTTGAGCGGGCCCTCCGGTTGACGGATCGTCTGGGGGGACATCTGGTCGCGGGGCATGTGGACGGCGTCGGAACGATCGTCGGGAAAGATCAATCCGGGCAATCTTGGCGCATACGGATCCGGATTGAACAAGGTCTTTCCCGTTACCTCATCGTGAAGGGCTCCATTGCAGTGGATGGGATCAGCCTGACGATTAATGCTTGTGAAAATGATCTCTTTGAGGTAAATATCATCCCTCAGACCGGCGTTGCAACGACGCTTTTGAAAAAAAAGACAGGAGACCCGGTCAATATCGAAACCGACCTCATCGGCAAATATGTGGAGAAGCTGTTTTCCAGAGGGAGGCCGGACCGGGACACAGAGGCCTCGGGAATTGACCTCGAAGCCCTCGCAAAACATGGGTTCATCAGATAG
- a CDS encoding MBL fold metallo-hydrolase: MMDRLIEIKQDIPGFNSFFGSWICRGDLNLIVDVGPANSADRLIRSLSRLQLPRVDYILITHIHLDHAGALARILEEYPMARAICHADAIRHLINPERLWISSLNVLGDVASAYGPPKPVPGEKLIPHTGVKLKELLVIETPGHAVHHLSYSYQERLYAGEAAGNYIDFDGLDYLRPATPPKFFLDGFLKSLDALSTLKDQPIRYAHFGKARGSHAMLSRFREQLLHWKKIIGQCVRQGGNDDTIIRNAMDLLLENDPNLAAFHRMNSDMQNRERMFMTNSIKGFVGFLNAKH; encoded by the coding sequence ATGATGGATCGGCTTATTGAGATAAAACAGGATATCCCCGGATTCAATTCCTTTTTCGGATCGTGGATCTGCCGGGGCGATCTCAACCTGATTGTGGATGTGGGTCCTGCCAACAGTGCAGACCGGCTGATCCGGTCGCTCTCCCGGCTCCAGCTCCCCCGGGTGGATTATATCCTCATCACCCATATTCACCTGGATCATGCCGGGGCCCTGGCCCGGATACTGGAAGAATATCCCATGGCCCGGGCAATATGCCATGCTGACGCGATCCGGCACCTGATCAACCCGGAAAGACTCTGGATCAGCAGCCTGAATGTCCTGGGGGATGTTGCAAGCGCATACGGCCCGCCAAAGCCGGTTCCCGGGGAAAAGTTGATCCCCCATACCGGGGTGAAGCTTAAGGAACTTCTTGTGATAGAGACACCCGGCCATGCGGTTCACCACCTCAGCTACAGCTATCAGGAAAGACTTTATGCCGGTGAGGCCGCGGGCAATTATATCGATTTTGACGGTCTGGACTATCTGCGTCCAGCCACCCCCCCAAAGTTCTTTTTGGATGGTTTTCTGAAGAGTCTCGATGCGCTGTCAACCTTAAAGGATCAACCCATACGGTACGCCCACTTCGGCAAGGCCCGAGGTTCCCACGCCATGTTGAGTCGCTTCCGGGAGCAGCTTCTCCATTGGAAGAAAATCATCGGCCAATGTGTCCGTCAGGGGGGAAACGATGACACCATCATCCGAAACGCCATGGATCTCCTGCTCGAAAACGATCCCAATCTGGCGGCATTTCACCGCATGAATTCAGATATGCAGAATAGAGAACGGATGTTTATGACCAATAGTATCAAAGGGTTTGTTGGATTCCTAAATGCTAAACATTAA